Proteins encoded in a region of the Haloarcula salinisoli genome:
- a CDS encoding YIP1 family protein: MPYTPLFAPDEFFAPDEFSAQRPPSLAGAAIILIFTSVVAVASGVPYADQFPSEFTPEGLVFVFLIAGLIGGAALWTVLTVPVYLLTAIVGGTGSIARTAANIGWASLPLLLRHTILTLTIWVLTLTGDAPPIAMTQMQPPSPLFLFNLLTGVITYVWLGYLFTYAIRDARNLDIRRSAGVAGIVIMIPLLNTALSLFGVF; encoded by the coding sequence ATGCCCTACACACCGCTATTCGCTCCGGATGAGTTTTTCGCTCCGGATGAGTTTTCCGCTCAACGGCCTCCGTCACTAGCCGGTGCCGCGATCATCTTAATTTTCACAAGTGTCGTCGCCGTTGCGAGTGGGGTGCCGTACGCAGACCAATTTCCGTCCGAATTCACGCCCGAAGGACTTGTGTTCGTGTTTCTCATTGCCGGTTTAATCGGCGGTGCTGCTCTCTGGACCGTATTGACAGTTCCCGTGTATCTCCTGACCGCGATCGTTGGCGGCACTGGCTCGATCGCCCGGACTGCGGCAAACATCGGATGGGCATCGCTTCCGCTCTTGTTGCGACACACGATTCTGACACTCACTATCTGGGTCCTCACGCTTACCGGAGACGCTCCACCGATAGCGATGACTCAAATGCAGCCTCCGTCTCCGTTGTTCCTATTTAATCTCCTCACCGGTGTCATCACCTACGTTTGGCTCGGGTATCTTTTCACGTACGCCATCCGGGATGCTCGAAATCTGGATATTCGACGCTCGGCTGGCGTCGCAGGAATTGTGATTATGATCCCGCTGCTTAATACTGCTTTGAGCCTCTTTGGAGTGTTTTAG
- a CDS encoding antitoxin VapB family protein, with product MATADEQIRVSDTVKRELDRRRREGESYNDVLQRMLEDDRDLMAGFGRWSDEQADRAREAREKSKQKSKDRMRRLADDE from the coding sequence ATGGCGACCGCAGATGAGCAGATTCGAGTTAGCGACACGGTGAAGCGAGAACTTGACCGCCGCCGTCGGGAGGGCGAGAGCTATAACGATGTGTTGCAGCGGATGCTTGAGGACGACCGCGACCTCATGGCTGGGTTCGGGCGGTGGTCAGACGAACAGGCTGACCGGGCCCGAGAGGCACGTGAGAAGTCCAAGCAGAAGTCGAAAGACCGGATGCGTCGGCTGGCGGACGACGAATGA
- a CDS encoding PIN domain-containing protein, which translates to MKVLDATFLIDYLNGVDATAEYLLAHDDERFIIPAPAYAEVLVGEGNVLDGDVAAVKADLSWGEVYETDEETAEIAGEIASEVGPQGPFLAGMDGLIAAVGRELDAPVVSGDSDLTHDETKRVVDVEEYR; encoded by the coding sequence ATGAAAGTACTCGACGCGACATTTCTCATCGACTATCTCAACGGTGTCGACGCCACCGCCGAGTATCTACTGGCCCATGACGATGAACGGTTCATTATCCCGGCCCCAGCGTACGCTGAGGTCCTCGTCGGAGAGGGGAATGTCCTGGACGGCGATGTAGCAGCGGTAAAAGCCGACCTCTCGTGGGGTGAGGTTTACGAGACCGACGAGGAGACAGCCGAGATAGCCGGCGAAATCGCTAGCGAGGTTGGACCGCAAGGCCCGTTCCTCGCGGGAATGGATGGTCTCATCGCCGCCGTGGGCCGAGAACTTGATGCACCCGTGGTTTCCGGTGACAGTGATCTTACGCACGATGAGACCAAGCGGGTCGTGGACGTTGAAGAGTATCGTTGA
- a CDS encoding archaea-specific SMC-related protein, giving the protein MWDLEISNIAGIRNGEATVESGINAVQASNWQGKTSLVTALRTVLGGSVTSATLTDGAAEGHVRLQTQDHEYERALRRTGETVVADGQPYLTDERARAAAELFAFLDERNRIRRAVREGDDLTPHLVQPLEQEDIEEQIAQLKAERETVESELDRAQQAAEKLPGKTDAINKLESELEKLQAEADTLDGDTGAGGDQTELRSELTQARREREQTSQRVNRLEGKIESLEAQISEKESELEELTVSADPDLPETLAEKERALRDIDQEIETLEALYNATKQVLDQGHLDVVSDVERRIDSDYLTCWVCGSDTTRDDIDQQMDGLSDAISDRRAQRSELQSTVSELQDKQRETEQQRRRKQSLEDGLSELRTNLADSREELSQAENELTECSERVETLETRVQETDDRRKSLDQEIARTETKLERHREEHEQLESQAQQREQLQERLDSLSDEIEALRSRHERVIRTARNAFTEALEDVVDKFNPSFERARLKQHVDPDSGRTEQLELLIARDGREISVDALSEGEVELIGLIAALAGHEAFDVADQVPCILLDDLGGLASEHIHTLVDYLSARTEYLVTTAYPEAGEFDGHVLSPADWDTVSDEEAPTV; this is encoded by the coding sequence ATGTGGGACCTCGAGATTTCGAATATTGCCGGAATTCGCAACGGCGAGGCGACCGTCGAGTCCGGCATCAACGCCGTGCAGGCAAGCAACTGGCAGGGAAAAACGTCGCTGGTAACCGCCCTACGGACAGTACTGGGTGGGTCTGTCACGTCCGCGACCCTCACCGACGGTGCAGCGGAGGGTCACGTTCGGTTACAGACACAGGACCACGAGTACGAGCGCGCGCTTCGGCGGACTGGTGAGACGGTCGTCGCAGACGGCCAGCCCTATCTGACCGACGAGCGCGCGCGGGCCGCCGCCGAACTGTTCGCCTTTCTGGACGAGCGAAACCGGATTCGCAGGGCGGTTCGCGAAGGCGATGACCTCACCCCACATCTCGTTCAACCACTGGAACAGGAGGACATCGAAGAGCAGATTGCACAGCTGAAAGCGGAGCGAGAGACGGTCGAATCCGAACTCGACCGCGCACAACAGGCGGCGGAGAAGCTGCCAGGGAAGACTGACGCCATCAACAAACTCGAGTCAGAACTCGAAAAACTACAGGCGGAGGCCGACACACTCGACGGCGATACCGGTGCGGGCGGTGACCAGACAGAACTCCGTTCGGAACTCACGCAGGCGCGCCGCGAGCGCGAGCAAACCAGTCAGCGCGTCAACCGACTCGAAGGGAAAATCGAATCGCTGGAAGCACAGATTTCGGAGAAAGAGAGCGAACTGGAGGAGCTGACAGTCTCAGCAGACCCCGACCTGCCCGAGACCCTGGCTGAGAAAGAGCGCGCACTCCGGGATATCGACCAGGAAATCGAGACGCTGGAAGCGCTGTACAACGCTACGAAGCAAGTACTCGACCAGGGACACCTCGACGTCGTCTCGGACGTGGAGCGCCGAATCGACAGCGACTATCTCACCTGCTGGGTCTGTGGCAGTGACACGACACGCGACGATATCGACCAACAGATGGACGGGCTGAGCGATGCCATCTCCGACCGCCGAGCACAGCGGTCGGAGCTGCAATCGACGGTGTCGGAACTCCAGGATAAACAGCGCGAGACGGAGCAACAGCGGCGGCGGAAACAGTCACTCGAAGACGGTCTGAGCGAGCTCCGGACGAATCTTGCGGACTCGCGCGAAGAACTCTCGCAGGCCGAAAACGAACTCACAGAGTGCAGTGAGCGCGTCGAAACGCTCGAAACACGAGTCCAGGAAACCGACGACCGACGGAAATCACTCGACCAGGAAATCGCGCGGACGGAAACGAAGCTCGAACGCCATCGGGAGGAGCATGAGCAACTGGAATCACAGGCCCAGCAGCGTGAGCAACTCCAAGAGCGCCTCGATTCGCTCTCAGACGAGATCGAAGCGTTGCGCTCACGGCACGAGCGGGTAATCAGGACTGCACGCAACGCCTTCACTGAGGCGCTCGAAGACGTCGTCGACAAGTTCAATCCGAGCTTCGAGCGGGCGCGACTGAAACAGCACGTCGACCCGGACTCCGGCCGCACCGAGCAACTGGAACTGCTCATCGCCCGGGACGGTCGTGAGATATCTGTCGATGCACTCTCCGAAGGCGAGGTCGAGCTAATCGGGCTCATCGCAGCACTCGCCGGCCACGAAGCGTTCGACGTCGCTGACCAGGTCCCCTGTATCCTCCTCGATGACCTCGGAGGACTGGCCAGCGAGCACATCCACACCCTCGTGGACTATCTCAGTGCCAGAACCGAATATCTGGTCACGACCGCCTACCCTGAGGCTGGTGAGTTCGATGGCCACGTACTCTCACCGGCGGATTGGGACACCGTCTCCGACGAGGAGGCGCCAACTGTCTAG
- the rdfA gene encoding rod-determining factor RdfA: protein MGTTHCCKVDRVRATHGLSPPARFEGDLDSYLVARWTGEGETDSAGLRTLSEWFNKQVLKAIYRDHGRSDSSVRLDSDYEVLQGNDIPDHKRAELRSELADDGIDSETTTKQFIGKSTLSRHLKDCLDTTKDSSSAETEWEIDRVRVATNTYRSHLESALQSLGNKGRISDVDGAQLQVQSYLSCPECPTRVTVEQAYEQGYVCADHRDD from the coding sequence ATGGGAACGACGCATTGCTGTAAAGTCGATCGCGTTCGGGCCACCCACGGTCTCTCCCCACCCGCCCGTTTCGAGGGGGACCTCGACTCGTATCTCGTCGCCAGATGGACCGGGGAGGGCGAGACGGACTCGGCCGGTCTTCGCACGCTCTCGGAGTGGTTCAACAAGCAGGTGCTCAAGGCAATCTATCGCGACCACGGGCGCTCCGACTCGAGTGTCCGTCTCGATTCGGATTACGAGGTGCTCCAGGGGAACGATATCCCGGACCACAAGCGGGCAGAACTCCGCTCGGAACTCGCCGACGACGGCATCGATAGCGAGACGACGACGAAGCAGTTCATCGGCAAGAGCACGCTCTCACGCCATCTGAAAGACTGCCTCGACACGACCAAGGACAGTTCCAGTGCAGAGACGGAGTGGGAGATAGACCGGGTACGCGTCGCGACCAACACGTACCGCTCACACCTCGAATCGGCACTGCAATCACTCGGAAACAAAGGCCGGATCAGCGATGTCGACGGCGCACAGTTGCAGGTCCAATCGTACCTCTCCTGTCCGGAGTGTCCGACTCGCGTCACCGTCGAGCAAGCCTACGAGCAGGGCTATGTCTGTGCTGACCACCGTGACGACTGA
- a CDS encoding IclR family transcriptional regulator, with amino-acid sequence MDNDTQSRTLQTTRTTLEIVRALEDHGPVRVTELADRLDMASSTVHSHLATLVEEEFVAKDGDFYRLSLEFLRLGTHVRNLRDEHQVIQSYTEQLAEETDCRAVFLVEEHGRGVYLYTHSGKHAVWNYSTIGKQAPLHVSASGKSILASLPRQRVDEIIDRHGLEPETDRSITDRDELFAELDEIRDRGFAFNHEEQLDGIKAVGVPVTGPDDRVIGSFSAASPAKRMDDDWFETELPNQVLGIANEFELEISMP; translated from the coding sequence ATGGACAACGACACACAGTCACGCACCCTGCAGACGACACGGACCACCCTGGAAATCGTCCGGGCGCTAGAGGACCACGGGCCGGTGCGGGTGACCGAACTCGCCGACAGGCTCGACATGGCGTCGAGTACGGTCCACAGCCATCTCGCAACGCTGGTCGAGGAAGAGTTCGTCGCGAAGGATGGTGATTTCTACCGGCTGAGTCTCGAGTTCCTGCGACTCGGAACCCACGTTCGCAACCTCCGGGACGAGCACCAGGTCATCCAGTCGTACACGGAACAGCTGGCCGAGGAGACCGACTGCCGAGCCGTCTTCCTCGTCGAGGAGCACGGTCGCGGCGTCTACCTCTACACCCACTCCGGGAAACACGCCGTGTGGAACTACTCGACTATCGGCAAACAGGCGCCACTGCACGTCTCGGCCAGCGGCAAGTCGATTCTCGCGTCGCTGCCACGCCAGCGTGTCGACGAGATTATCGACCGCCACGGCCTCGAACCCGAGACCGACCGGTCGATTACCGACCGTGACGAACTGTTCGCGGAACTCGACGAGATACGGGACCGCGGCTTCGCGTTCAACCACGAGGAGCAACTCGACGGCATCAAAGCAGTCGGCGTGCCGGTTACGGGCCCCGATGACCGCGTTATCGGCTCGTTCAGCGCTGCAAGCCCCGCAAAGCGCATGGACGACGATTGGTTCGAGACCGAACTCCCGAACCAGGTTCTGGGCATCGCTAACGAGTTCGAACTCGAAATTTCGATGCCGTGA
- a CDS encoding 3-keto-5-aminohexanoate cleavage protein: protein MPYSGYADYFEKKLIISVATTGGHHGKDANPNLPEQPVEVAQDLAACEEAGASIVHLHARDENGEKTKSVARYQELLDTIDEYCDDIIVNFTTGGGGIFSREERIAPVLETDPGPEMATMDLGPMNFGQTRTAVNTREQNEEYAQRLRDAGVKPELEVFNPGHYPEMEHLVDEGLLDTPYWCTLILGMQTGTPAHPRNLVNLVDNLPEPAEWQALAVGRHQLPLTTMAITMGGHVRVGMEDNIYYRKGELAESNAQFVERTARIADELNRPIADTDETRAMLGL, encoded by the coding sequence ATGCCTTACAGCGGGTACGCCGACTACTTCGAGAAGAAGCTGATAATCAGCGTCGCGACAACCGGAGGCCACCACGGGAAAGACGCCAATCCGAATCTCCCGGAACAGCCCGTCGAGGTGGCACAGGACCTCGCGGCGTGTGAGGAAGCCGGCGCCTCCATCGTCCACCTCCACGCCAGAGACGAGAACGGCGAGAAGACGAAGTCCGTCGCCCGGTACCAGGAACTGCTCGACACCATCGACGAGTACTGCGACGATATCATCGTCAACTTCACGACTGGCGGCGGGGGCATCTTCTCCCGCGAGGAGCGCATCGCGCCGGTACTGGAGACCGACCCGGGCCCGGAGATGGCCACCATGGACCTCGGGCCGATGAACTTCGGGCAGACCAGGACGGCCGTGAACACCCGTGAGCAAAACGAGGAGTACGCACAGCGCCTGCGGGATGCAGGCGTGAAACCCGAGCTAGAGGTCTTCAACCCCGGCCACTACCCCGAGATGGAGCATCTCGTCGACGAGGGGCTCCTCGATACCCCGTACTGGTGTACCCTCATCCTCGGAATGCAGACGGGGACTCCGGCCCATCCGCGTAACCTGGTGAACCTCGTGGATAACCTCCCCGAGCCCGCCGAGTGGCAGGCGCTCGCGGTCGGGCGACACCAGCTCCCCCTCACGACGATGGCCATCACGATGGGCGGACACGTCCGGGTTGGGATGGAAGACAACATCTACTACCGCAAGGGCGAACTCGCCGAGAGCAACGCGCAGTTCGTCGAACGCACGGCCCGTATCGCCGATGAGCTGAACCGCCCCATCGCTGACACCGACGAGACCCGCGCGATGCTGGGTCTCTGA
- a CDS encoding SDR family NAD(P)-dependent oxidoreductase, whose protein sequence is MRPESTAIVTGGARGIGQSICVELARRGASVVVADLDSEEMAETKELVEETGQRCELVETDVASSESVQKTVEWVLEEFGSIEYLVNNAGIAGPTAPCEEVSTEEWEQTLAVNLKGPFQMCREVLPHMRAESFGRIVNIASVTGKRPLPNRTPYATSKMGVIGFTRTLAAEVGEENINVNAVCPGSVDGPRIRRVFERQADETGQTYEEVRAEVEREAARGELVDREDVAGLVGFLCSEQSERITGQDINVSAGKVMY, encoded by the coding sequence ATGCGTCCCGAGAGTACCGCAATCGTCACCGGTGGCGCCCGCGGTATCGGACAGTCGATCTGTGTAGAGCTCGCCCGCCGTGGGGCCTCAGTCGTCGTCGCCGACCTCGACAGCGAGGAGATGGCAGAGACGAAGGAACTGGTCGAGGAGACAGGCCAGCGCTGTGAACTCGTCGAAACGGACGTCGCCTCCAGCGAGAGCGTCCAGAAGACGGTCGAGTGGGTCCTCGAGGAGTTCGGGTCCATCGAATACCTGGTCAACAACGCCGGCATCGCCGGGCCGACAGCACCCTGTGAGGAAGTCTCCACCGAAGAGTGGGAGCAGACACTTGCAGTCAACCTCAAGGGTCCGTTCCAGATGTGTCGTGAAGTCCTGCCCCACATGAGAGCAGAGTCATTCGGCCGGATCGTCAACATCGCGTCGGTGACCGGGAAACGTCCCCTGCCGAACCGAACGCCCTATGCGACGAGCAAGATGGGCGTCATTGGATTCACGCGAACCCTCGCTGCCGAGGTGGGTGAGGAGAATATCAACGTCAACGCGGTCTGTCCCGGGTCGGTCGATGGGCCACGCATCAGACGAGTGTTCGAGCGGCAGGCGGACGAAACCGGCCAGACCTACGAAGAGGTCCGTGCGGAGGTCGAACGCGAGGCTGCCCGCGGCGAGCTGGTGGACCGCGAAGACGTCGCCGGCCTGGTCGGCTTCCTCTGTTCCGAGCAGTCAGAACGGATTACCGGTCAGGATATCAACGTCTCTGCGGGCAAGGTGATGTACTGA